In Streptantibioticus cattleyicolor NRRL 8057 = DSM 46488, a genomic segment contains:
- the lysX gene encoding bifunctional lysylphosphatidylglycerol synthetase/lysine--tRNA ligase LysX → MGSDGRTTSVTRLHRVTARVPAWVGGFFGLLGTACALTTLISPLRFLLDPVLRVVNEWLVPASPNLAYAVFLLLLAGALLARKRAAWWVVTFYTALLLAAEAITADLVGVVEAVVSLTITGVVLAVLLVSRSQFPARVRRGAFWRALGVLVLGLAVFVLIGWGLTELFPGGLPPGVRLLWAANRVCGGLISTRHFNHHPPVALGFLLGLFGALALLNAAAVLFRSQKAQAGLHGDEETRIRALLAQYGGQDSLGYFATRRDKAVVFAPGGGAAVTYRVEAGVCLASSDPVGEHGAWGPAIDAWLDLARRYAWTPAVMGAGEEGAKAYARAGLNALQLGDEAVLHTAEFDLNGREMRVTRQAVNRVRRTGMTLRVRRHGALTPQEMAEVVALADAWRDTEVERGFSMALGRLGDPADGDCLLAEAVTAQGRTVALLSFVPWGRDGISLDVMRRDRAAPNGVMEFMVAELAGHATRLGIRRISLNFAVFRAVFEQGARIGAGPVLRVWRRLLLFFSKWWQLEALYRSNVKYRPEWVPRFLCFAEARQIARIGLAAGIAEGFVEFPRFGRRRPPSGVRPPVSAAPLPPLTARELALLAGERATTTVEDVSALPEQVRVRRAKLDRLREQGTDPYPVLAGRTDTLGQVLARHPALPPGTRTGHQVTVAGRVLRSRDFGGVVFAVLRDWSGDLQIALTRADSGEEELRRFTSDTDLGDHLEVTGEVGASDRGEPTVFVHSWRMTAKCLRPLPDKRRGLTDPEARVRRRYVDLVVRPEAREVLRVRGAAVRALREQLAARDYLEVETPMLQQVHGGANARPFTTHMHAYGLDLYLRIAPELYLKRLCVGGVERVFELGRTFRNEGTSYKHNPEFTMLEAYQAFATYDDMLQLTRELIQAAATAAYGTPVARRTAPDGTAVEYDISGEWPVRTVYGALGEALGEPVGPDTPVHTLIELCDRAGVPHQPGMTHGELVLEMYERLVEEATTLPTFYKDFPTDVSPLTRQHRTDPRLAERWDLVAFGTELGTAYSELTDPVEQRKRLTKQSLLAAGGDPEAMEVDEDFLTALEYAMPPTGGLGLGVDRLVMFLTGLSIRDTLPFPLVRRR, encoded by the coding sequence ATGGGCAGCGACGGCCGCACCACCTCGGTCACCCGGCTCCACCGGGTCACCGCACGCGTCCCCGCCTGGGTCGGCGGCTTCTTCGGCCTGCTCGGCACGGCCTGCGCGCTCACCACGCTGATCAGCCCGCTGCGCTTCCTGCTCGATCCGGTGCTGCGGGTGGTCAACGAATGGCTGGTGCCCGCCTCCCCGAACCTGGCGTACGCGGTCTTCCTGCTGCTGCTCGCCGGCGCGCTGCTGGCCCGCAAACGGGCCGCGTGGTGGGTGGTCACCTTCTACACCGCGCTGCTGCTGGCCGCCGAGGCGATCACGGCGGACCTGGTGGGCGTGGTCGAGGCGGTGGTCTCGCTGACCATCACCGGGGTCGTGCTGGCGGTGCTGCTGGTGTCCCGGTCGCAGTTCCCGGCCCGGGTGCGGCGCGGCGCGTTCTGGCGGGCGCTGGGCGTCCTGGTGCTGGGGCTGGCGGTCTTCGTGCTGATCGGCTGGGGGCTCACCGAACTCTTCCCCGGCGGGCTGCCGCCGGGGGTACGGCTGCTGTGGGCGGCCAACCGGGTCTGCGGCGGGCTGATCAGCACCCGGCACTTCAACCACCACCCGCCGGTCGCCCTCGGCTTCCTGCTCGGTCTCTTCGGCGCGCTGGCGCTGCTCAACGCCGCCGCCGTGCTCTTCCGCTCGCAGAAGGCCCAGGCCGGACTCCACGGCGACGAGGAGACCCGGATCCGCGCCCTGCTCGCCCAGTACGGCGGCCAGGACTCGCTGGGCTACTTCGCCACCCGCCGCGACAAGGCCGTCGTCTTCGCCCCCGGCGGCGGCGCCGCGGTCACCTACCGGGTCGAGGCCGGGGTCTGCCTGGCCAGCTCCGACCCGGTGGGGGAGCACGGCGCCTGGGGCCCGGCCATCGACGCCTGGCTCGACCTCGCCCGCCGCTACGCCTGGACCCCGGCCGTGATGGGCGCCGGCGAGGAAGGCGCCAAGGCGTATGCACGGGCCGGCCTCAACGCCCTGCAACTGGGTGACGAGGCCGTCCTGCACACCGCCGAGTTCGACCTGAACGGCCGCGAGATGCGGGTCACCCGGCAAGCGGTCAACCGGGTCCGGCGCACCGGCATGACACTGCGCGTCCGCCGCCACGGCGCGCTGACCCCGCAGGAGATGGCCGAGGTCGTCGCGCTCGCCGACGCCTGGCGCGACACCGAGGTGGAACGCGGCTTCTCCATGGCGCTCGGCCGCCTCGGCGACCCCGCGGACGGCGACTGCCTGCTCGCCGAGGCGGTCACCGCGCAGGGGCGCACCGTGGCGCTGCTCTCCTTCGTCCCCTGGGGACGCGACGGCATCTCGCTGGACGTGATGCGCCGCGACCGGGCCGCGCCCAACGGCGTCATGGAGTTCATGGTCGCCGAACTGGCCGGCCACGCCACACGCCTGGGCATCCGGCGCATCTCGCTCAACTTCGCCGTCTTCCGGGCCGTCTTCGAGCAGGGGGCACGCATCGGCGCCGGCCCGGTGCTGCGGGTCTGGCGCAGGCTGCTGCTGTTCTTCTCCAAGTGGTGGCAGCTGGAGGCGCTCTACCGGTCCAACGTCAAGTACCGCCCCGAGTGGGTGCCGCGCTTCCTGTGCTTCGCCGAGGCCCGGCAGATCGCCCGGATCGGGCTGGCGGCCGGCATCGCCGAGGGCTTCGTGGAGTTCCCCCGGTTCGGCCGCCGCCGTCCCCCCTCCGGGGTGCGCCCCCCGGTCAGCGCCGCCCCGCTGCCCCCGCTCACCGCCCGCGAACTGGCCCTGCTCGCCGGGGAACGGGCCACCACCACCGTCGAGGACGTCTCCGCCCTGCCCGAACAGGTACGGGTACGCCGGGCCAAGCTCGACCGGCTGCGCGAGCAGGGCACCGACCCGTACCCGGTGCTCGCCGGGCGCACCGACACCCTCGGCCAGGTCCTCGCCCGCCACCCCGCGCTGCCCCCCGGCACCAGGACCGGCCACCAGGTCACCGTCGCCGGCCGCGTGCTGCGCAGCCGCGACTTCGGCGGCGTGGTCTTCGCCGTGCTGCGCGACTGGTCCGGCGACCTCCAGATCGCGCTCACCCGGGCCGACTCCGGCGAGGAGGAGCTGCGCCGCTTCACCTCCGACACCGACCTCGGCGACCATCTGGAGGTCACCGGTGAGGTGGGCGCCAGCGACCGCGGCGAGCCCACCGTCTTCGTCCACTCCTGGCGCATGACGGCCAAGTGCCTGCGCCCGCTGCCCGACAAGCGCCGCGGCCTGACCGACCCGGAGGCCCGGGTCCGCCGCCGCTACGTCGACCTGGTGGTCCGCCCCGAGGCCCGCGAGGTGCTGCGGGTGCGCGGCGCGGCGGTGCGGGCGTTGCGCGAACAACTCGCCGCCCGGGACTACCTGGAGGTGGAGACCCCCATGCTCCAGCAGGTGCACGGCGGCGCCAACGCCCGTCCGTTCACCACCCACATGCACGCCTACGGCCTCGACCTGTACCTGCGCATCGCCCCCGAGCTGTATCTCAAACGACTCTGCGTCGGCGGCGTGGAGCGCGTCTTCGAACTCGGCCGCACCTTCCGCAACGAAGGCACCTCCTACAAGCACAACCCCGAGTTCACCATGCTGGAGGCGTACCAGGCGTTCGCCACTTACGACGACATGCTCCAGCTGACCCGGGAGCTGATCCAGGCCGCCGCCACCGCCGCGTACGGCACCCCCGTCGCGCGCCGCACCGCCCCGGACGGCACCGCGGTGGAGTACGACATCTCCGGCGAGTGGCCGGTGCGCACCGTCTACGGCGCGCTCGGCGAGGCGCTGGGCGAACCGGTGGGCCCGGACACCCCGGTGCACACCCTGATCGAGCTGTGCGACCGGGCCGGGGTACCGCACCAGCCGGGGATGACCCACGGCGAGCTGGTGCTGGAGATGTACGAGCGCCTGGTGGAGGAGGCCACCACGCTGCCCACGTTCTACAAGGACTTCCCCACCGACGTCTCCCCGCTGACCCGGCAGCACCGCACCGACCCCCGGCTCGCCGAACGCTGGGACCTGGTCGCCTTCGGCACCGAACTGGGCACCGCCTACTCGGAGTTGACCGACCCGGTGGAACAGCGCAAACGCCTCACCAAGCAGTCCCTGCTGGCGGCCGGGGGCGACCCGGAGGCGATGGAGGTCGACGAGGACTTCCTGACCGCCCTGGAGTACGCCATGCCGCCCACCGGCGGGCTCGGGCTCGGCGTCGACCGGCTGGTGATGTTCCTGACCGGGCTGTCGATCCGCGACACGCTCCCGTTCCCGCTCGTCCGCCGTCGCTGA
- a CDS encoding trypsin-like serine peptidase, with amino-acid sequence MVKGFVRPAGGRPGRFAAVRAAGAALIVLAAAGPAPTAPAATPARPAAVPVFPARYRIGAVFALTGRPRHFCTAGVVTSPHRNLVVTAAHCVHGGPGGGYRTELAFAPGYRAGGAPAGLWRVRRVFVAPRWTTAGDAAIDVAFLALETRAGAAVEDLVGGNPLLTGVVPGAVRLVGYPASSEEAVTCAARAERPHPQRLRVRCPGFTVGTSGSPWVAGDGRREDGPVVGVIGGYQHGGATPDVSYSSYFDASVGELYRRAATGSGGT; translated from the coding sequence GTGGTGAAGGGGTTCGTACGCCCGGCCGGCGGGCGGCCGGGGCGCTTCGCCGCGGTGCGGGCGGCCGGGGCGGCGCTGATCGTGCTGGCCGCCGCGGGGCCGGCGCCGACCGCACCGGCCGCGACGCCCGCGCGTCCGGCCGCCGTTCCGGTGTTCCCGGCCCGCTACCGGATCGGCGCGGTCTTCGCCCTCACGGGCCGGCCGCGGCACTTCTGCACCGCCGGCGTGGTGACCAGCCCGCACCGCAACCTGGTGGTGACCGCCGCCCACTGCGTGCACGGCGGTCCGGGCGGTGGTTACCGCACCGAGCTGGCGTTCGCCCCGGGGTACCGGGCGGGCGGGGCGCCGGCCGGGCTGTGGCGGGTGCGCCGGGTGTTCGTGGCGCCGCGCTGGACCACCGCCGGGGACGCGGCGATCGACGTGGCGTTCCTGGCGCTGGAGACCCGGGCGGGCGCCGCGGTGGAGGATCTGGTGGGCGGCAACCCGCTGCTGACCGGGGTCGTTCCGGGGGCGGTGCGGCTGGTGGGGTATCCGGCCTCGTCCGAGGAGGCGGTGACGTGCGCCGCGCGGGCCGAGCGCCCGCATCCGCAGCGGCTGCGGGTGCGTTGCCCGGGGTTCACCGTGGGCACCAGCGGCAGCCCGTGGGTGGCCGGTGACGGGCGGCGCGAGGACGGTCCGGTGGTCGGGGTGATCGGCGGCTACCAGCACGGCGGGGCCACCCCGGACGTGTCGTACAGCAGCTACTTCGACGCCTCGGTGGGCGAGTTGTACCGGCGGGCGGCGACCGGCAGCGGCGGCACCTGA
- a CDS encoding nucleoside/nucleotide kinase family protein — protein MRLTPISWPRLTDALAVRIADATAADGSPWLRVAVDGAPAAGPGALADGLAEALPALGRPVLRIHADSFWRPASLRYELGRHDPDSYLDRWLDTGALWREVFDPLGPGGSGRVLPSLWDPATDRATRAPYTPLPPGGVLLLDGAFLLGHWFPFDLAVHLRLTPAALARRTPPDQRWTLPAFARYDTETDPGSAADVVIRCDGPRHPAWTG, from the coding sequence GTGCGGCTCACCCCGATCTCCTGGCCCCGGCTGACCGACGCGCTCGCGGTACGGATCGCCGACGCCACCGCGGCCGACGGCTCGCCCTGGCTGCGGGTGGCGGTGGACGGCGCCCCGGCGGCCGGCCCCGGCGCGCTGGCGGACGGCCTCGCCGAGGCGCTGCCCGCCCTCGGCCGCCCGGTGCTGCGGATCCACGCGGACTCCTTCTGGCGCCCGGCCTCGCTCCGCTACGAACTCGGCCGCCACGACCCGGACTCCTACCTGGACCGGTGGCTGGACACCGGCGCGCTGTGGCGGGAGGTCTTCGACCCGCTCGGCCCCGGCGGCAGCGGACGGGTGCTCCCCTCGCTGTGGGACCCGGCCACCGACCGGGCCACCCGCGCCCCGTACACCCCGCTGCCGCCCGGCGGGGTGCTGCTGCTCGACGGCGCCTTCCTGCTGGGCCACTGGTTCCCCTTCGACCTCGCCGTCCACCTGCGCCTGACCCCCGCCGCGCTGGCCCGCCGCACCCCGCCCGACCAGCGGTGGACGCTGCCCGCCTTCGCCAGGTACGACACGGAGACGGACCCCGGGTCGGCGGCCGACGTGGTGATCCGCTGCGACGGCCCGCGGCACCCGGCCTGGACCGGCTGA
- a CDS encoding type 1 glutamine amidotransferase domain-containing protein, with protein MKIAFLVAPEGVEQVELTEPWRAVAEAGGTPRLVSTDSGKVQGYNHLDKADTFPVDQTVAEATVDEYDGLVLPGGVANPDFLRMDAKAVAFTKGFFDAGKPVAAICHGPWTLVEADVVRGRTLTSWPSLRTDIRNAGGTWVDEQVKVCTGGPNTLVTSRKPDDLKAFCAAALEAFGAT; from the coding sequence GTGAAGATCGCCTTTCTCGTGGCCCCCGAGGGCGTGGAGCAGGTCGAACTCACCGAACCCTGGCGGGCGGTCGCCGAAGCGGGCGGCACCCCACGGCTGGTCTCCACCGACAGCGGCAAGGTGCAGGGGTACAACCACCTGGACAAGGCCGACACCTTCCCCGTCGACCAGACGGTGGCCGAGGCCACGGTGGACGAGTACGACGGGCTGGTGCTGCCCGGCGGCGTCGCCAACCCCGACTTCCTGCGGATGGACGCCAAGGCGGTGGCGTTCACCAAGGGGTTCTTCGACGCGGGCAAGCCGGTGGCCGCCATCTGCCACGGGCCGTGGACGCTGGTCGAGGCCGACGTGGTACGCGGCCGTACCCTCACCTCGTGGCCCAGCCTGCGCACCGACATCCGCAACGCGGGCGGCACCTGGGTGGACGAGCAGGTCAAGGTGTGCACCGGCGGCCCCAACACCCTGGTCACCAGCCGCAAGCCGGACGATCTGAAGGCGTTCTGCGCGGCGGCGCTGGAGGCGTTCGGCGCCACCTGA
- a CDS encoding LLM class F420-dependent oxidoreductase yields MVRIGYTMMTEHAGPRQLVEDVVRAEQVGFDFSVTSDHYFPWLDSQGHAPYAWSVLGAAAQATSRIPLMTYVTCPTVRYHPAVVAQKAATVGLLSQGRFRLGLGSGENLNEHVVGHGWPTAGVRLEMLGEAVEIIRELFTGEYVTYHGTHFDVEQAKLWDVPDEPPPIGVAVSGPVSCRLAGHLADLVIAVEPKAELLDAFDRHGGAGKPRVGQLPVCYDPDRGAAVRRAHDQFRWFGGGWKVNSELPGPASFAGATQFVREEDVADSIPCGDNVDDFVAAVRPYVEAGFTEVALVQVGGDAQQPFLDWSEKVLLPALREL; encoded by the coding sequence ATGGTGCGAATCGGCTACACGATGATGACCGAACACGCCGGACCGCGGCAGCTCGTGGAGGACGTGGTCCGCGCCGAGCAGGTCGGGTTCGACTTCTCCGTCACCTCGGACCACTACTTTCCGTGGCTGGACTCGCAGGGGCACGCGCCGTACGCGTGGAGTGTGCTGGGGGCGGCCGCGCAGGCGACGTCGCGGATACCGTTGATGACGTATGTGACGTGCCCGACCGTGCGGTATCACCCGGCGGTGGTGGCGCAGAAGGCGGCGACGGTGGGGTTGCTGTCGCAGGGGCGCTTCCGGCTGGGGCTGGGGTCCGGGGAGAACCTCAACGAGCATGTGGTCGGCCATGGTTGGCCCACCGCCGGGGTCCGGCTGGAGATGCTGGGCGAGGCGGTGGAGATCATCCGTGAGCTGTTCACCGGCGAGTACGTGACGTATCACGGCACCCACTTCGACGTCGAGCAGGCGAAGTTGTGGGACGTGCCCGACGAGCCGCCGCCGATCGGGGTGGCGGTCTCCGGTCCGGTGTCGTGCCGGCTCGCCGGGCACCTGGCCGATCTGGTGATCGCGGTGGAGCCCAAGGCGGAGTTGCTGGACGCCTTCGACCGGCACGGCGGTGCGGGCAAGCCGCGGGTGGGCCAGTTGCCGGTGTGCTACGACCCCGACCGGGGGGCGGCGGTGCGGCGGGCGCACGACCAGTTCCGCTGGTTCGGCGGCGGCTGGAAGGTCAACTCCGAGCTGCCGGGCCCGGCTTCGTTCGCCGGCGCCACGCAGTTCGTGCGCGAGGAGGACGTGGCCGACTCCATCCCGTGCGGGGACAACGTGGACGACTTCGTCGCGGCGGTACGCCCGTACGTGGAGGCCGGGTTCACCGAGGTGGCCTTGGTCCAGGTGGGCGGCGACGCCCAACAGCCGTTCCTGGACTGGTCGGAGAAGGTGCTGCTGCCCGCGCTGCGCGAGTTGTGA